A section of the Maylandia zebra isolate NMK-2024a linkage group LG8, Mzebra_GT3a, whole genome shotgun sequence genome encodes:
- the ptges3l gene encoding putative protein PTGES3L gives MNKPKIVRPEESKPAHALWFDRKKYVTINFMVQKPKDVQVDIQPDKLILCCKNETDDVYYNELHFYDKVQIHDSRERVYDRTINVLLRKMKPDCAWPRLQKDPAKASWISVDFDNWRDWEHEDDEGKEEYDRYVDMIREMANSDKGEAPDMGDLSDSD, from the exons atGAACAAACCTAAAATTGTCAGACCAGAGGAAAG CAAGCCAGCACATGCGCTGTGGTTTGACAGGAAGAAATACGTCACCATCAACTTCAtggttcagaaacctaaagatGTCCAAGTTGATATCCAGCCAGACAAACTGATTCTGTG ctgcaaaaacgaAACAGATGATGTGTACTACAACGAGCTGCACTTCTATGACAAAGTCCAGATCCAC GACTCCAGAGAAAGGGTCTATGACCGCACCATCAATGTCTTGCTAAGGAAGATGAAACCTGATTGTGCTTGGCCTCGTCTTCAGAAAGATCCAGCTAAG GCCAGTTGGATTTCAGTTGACTTTGATAACTGGAGGGACTGGGAGCACGAAGACGATGAGGGAAAGGAGGAATATGACCGTTATGTGGAT ATGATCCGAGAGATGGCTAACAGTGACAAAGGAGAAGCTCCAGATATGGGGGATCTTAGTGAT TCTGACTGA